The Vespa velutina chromosome 4, iVesVel2.1, whole genome shotgun sequence genome has a window encoding:
- the LOC124948590 gene encoding protein O-GlcNAcase isoform X2: MAETNGAANLNTKNGNFICGVVEGFYGRPWTTEQRKDLFQKLKKWGMDSYLYAPKDDYKHRAYWRDLYTVEEAEHLTGLITAARECGITFYYALSPGLDITYSSAKEVAALKRKLEQVSQFGCTAFALLFDDIEPEMSEADKEMFQSFAHAQVSVTNDIFQHLGQPRFLLCPTQYCATRAIPNVSSSEYLNTLGMKLAQEIDIMWTGPKVISRLLTVESIEEITEVLRRPPVIWDNLHANDYDQKRVFLGPYSGRSPDLIPKLRGVLTNPNCEYGANFVAIHTLAQWSRCNIDGKRDLSLNDTVSADIKLETETEDGVVGEDVPSTLSPNMYHPRHALKNAINEWLSEFNKKKVAWGVIAKPQPCVAPTIPIPIIPSVNTCMSLTSTTTTTVPATPTPVTNSNHLQALAEVCSTVTSSDSFAQPSSGPMMNSLVSDTKVISEPIVSTISPSVGNEGITTTLSSVEPMDCNTTPSDSPAHGIKIHVEDDIMVENTSTCSEASAGMQVEVDGTSPTVNGTQMIIENDSETHENTDNVDQESSSIKDADKQLTQEDLCLLCDLFYLPFEHGGQGIQLLQEFNWLKSNAHVVMKKSKEEDAVSQSDIEEWHARAAKLNDMCNAVNRLFQRLTYCNNRELLYDLYSYMWDMRGVVSLLNSYVKWLGFSNGWKETFMSGDQEPWVFRGGLTADLQRLIPVDSGNDLFVYKAPEIPSSKIYTIRPYLASDEEAVYAVCNQISNCTGSSAVADKLVGGFLTLSPELCMIVEDENGIVGYALAALNVKSYNQRLAVSWIPELKMKYPLDNGMNNLPQDIQDAIQYFHTFSPDVSEQLCRHHPSKLLCAILPTVTDQSIPKRLITCVLAALRANGSFGVHTTMCSTDKETNEFYTKLGFVELNPAQEEHPGIKTMCRSF; the protein is encoded by the exons ATCACGTTTTATTATGCTCTATCGCCAGGATTAGATATCACGTATTCCAGTGCCAAGGAAGTAGCAGccttaaagagaaaattagaaCAAGTCAGCCAATTTGGTTGTACCGCATTTGCCTTATTATTCGATGACATAGAGCCTGAAATGAGCGAAGCGGACAAAGAAATGTTTCAATCTTTCGCGCATGCACAA GTTTCTGTCaccaatgatatttttcaacaCCTTGGGCAACCTCGTTTTCTATTATGTCCAACGCAATATTGTGCAACTCGAGCAATACCCAATGTATCCTCTTCCGAGTACTTAAATACCCTTGGAATGAAATTAGCTCAAGAAATTGATATAATGTGGACAGGTCCTAAAGTAATATCAAGGCTCTTAACGGTTGAATCTATCGAAGAAATTACAGAAGTTCTTAGAAGGCCGCCAGTCATTTGGGACAACTTGCATGCTAATGATTATGATCAAAAAAGAGTTTTCCTTGGGCCGTATTCAGGTAGATCGCCTGATCTTATTCCTAAACTCAGAGGTGTTCTGACCAATCCAAATTGTGAATATGGCGCGAATTTTGTCGCTATTCACACCTTGGCACAATGGAGCAGGTGCAATATtgatggaaagagagatttAAGTCTGA ACGACACTGTATCTGCCGATATTAAAttagaaacagagacagaagATGGAGTTGTTGGGGAAGACGTACCTTCAACATTATCTCCAAATATGTATCATCCACGTCATGCGCTCAAAAATGCGATAAATGAATGGTTGTcagaatttaataagaaaaaagtagcaTGGGGCGTCATCGCGAAACCACAGCCATGCGTAGCTCCCACAATACCGATCCCAATTATTCCTTCTGTAAATACTTGTATGAGCTTGACAtccacaacaacaacaacggtTCCTGCAACTCCTACACCAGTAACTAATTCGAATCATCTTCAAGCATTGGCTGAAGTATGCTCTACCGTTACAAGTAGTGATAGCTTTGCCCAACCGTCTTCTGGACCCATGATGAATTCTTTAGTATCTGATACCAAAGTAATCAGTGAACCTATTGTTTCAACGATATCTCCCAGTGTAGGAAATGAGGGAATTACAACGACCCTATCTTCGGTTGAGCCAATGGATTGTAACACAACCCCAAGTGATTCTCCTGCTCATGGAATAAAAATACACGTAGAAGACGACATCATGGTAGAAAACACTTCT ACATGTAGCGAAGCTTCCGCAGGTATGCAAGTAGAAGTAGATGGTACTTCTCCTACAGTAAATGGTACACAAATGATAATCGAGAATGATAGTGAAACTCATGAGAATACAGATAATGTAGATCAAGAGTCTTCATCGATAAAAGATGCAGACAAACAATTGACTCAAGAGGATCTATGCTTGTTGTGTGACTTATTCTATTTACCGTTTGAACATGGTGGTCAAGGTATTCAGTTATTACAAGAATTCAACTGGTTAAAGAGCAATGCTCATGTTGTTAtgaagaaatcaaaagaagaGGATGCTGTTTCGCAATCTGAC attGAAGAATGGCATGCACGTGCAgctaaattaaatgatatgtgTAATGCAGTAAACAGATTATTTCAACGACTTACGTATTGTAATAATCGCGAActattatatgatttatattcatatatgtggGACATGAGAGGAGTTGTATCATTGCTAAATAGTTATGTAAAATGGTTAG GGTTTTCAAATGGTTGGAAAGAAACATTTATGAGTGGTGATCAAGAACCATGGGTCTTTCGCGGTGGTCTTACTGCTGACCTACAG AGATTAATTCCAGTGGACAGCGGTAacgatttatttgtttataaagcACCAGAAATACCTagtagtaaaatatatacaatacggCCTTATTTAGCGAGCGATGAAGAAGCAGTTTATGCAGTATGCAATCAAATTTCTAATTGCACAGGATCATCGGCTGTAGCAGACAA aTTAGTTGGTGGATTTTTAACATTAAGTCCTGAATTATGTATGATTGTTGAAGATGAGAATGGAATAGTAGGATATGCACTAGCTGCCTTAAACGTCAAATCTTATAACCAGAGGTTGGCAGTTTCTTGGATTCccgaattaaaaatgaaatatcctTTAGATAATGGTATGAATAATTTACCACAGGATATTCAG gatGCAATACAGTATTTTCATACATTTAGCCCAGATGTATCAGAGCAACTGTGTAGACATCATCCGTCAAAACTTTTGTGCGCAATACTACCTACTGTAACAGATCAATCAATTCCTAAAAGATTGATTACTTGTGTCTTAGCAGCTTTAAGAGCTAATG gatCTTTCGGGGTTCATACAACCATGTGCTCTACAGATAAGGAAActaatgaattttatacaaaattaggATTTGTTGAATTGAATCCAGCACAGGAGGAACATCCTGGAATAAAAACAATGTGTAGAAGTTTCTAA
- the LOC124948590 gene encoding protein O-GlcNAcase isoform X1 yields MAETNGAANLNTKNGNFICGVVEGFYGRPWTTEQRKDLFQKLKKWGMDSYLYAPKDDYKHRAYWRDLYTVEEAEHLTGLITAARECGITFYYALSPGLDITYSSAKEVAALKRKLEQVSQFGCTAFALLFDDIEPEMSEADKEMFQSFAHAQVSVTNDIFQHLGQPRFLLCPTQYCATRAIPNVSSSEYLNTLGMKLAQEIDIMWTGPKVISRLLTVESIEEITEVLRRPPVIWDNLHANDYDQKRVFLGPYSGRSPDLIPKLRGVLTNPNCEYGANFVAIHTLAQWSRCNIDGKRDLSLNDTVSADIKLETETEDGVVGEDVPSTLSPNMYHPRHALKNAINEWLSEFNKKKVAWGVIAKPQPCVAPTIPIPIIPSVNTCMSLTSTTTTTVPATPTPVTNSNHLQALAEVCSTVTSSDSFAQPSSGPMMNSLVSDTKVISEPIVSTISPSVGNEGITTTLSSVEPMDCNTTPSDSPAHGIKIHVEDDIMVENTSTCSEASAGMQVEVDGTSPTVNGTQMIIENDSETHENTDNVDQESSSIKDADKQLTQEDLCLLCDLFYLPFEHGGQGIQLLQEFNWLKSNAHVVMKKSKEEDAVSQSDIEEWHARAAKLNDMCNAVNRLFQRLTYCNNRELLYDLYSYMWDMRGVVSLLNSYVKWLAFGRFPATMTTYTQGSYTWFSNGWKETFMSGDQEPWVFRGGLTADLQRLIPVDSGNDLFVYKAPEIPSSKIYTIRPYLASDEEAVYAVCNQISNCTGSSAVADKLVGGFLTLSPELCMIVEDENGIVGYALAALNVKSYNQRLAVSWIPELKMKYPLDNGMNNLPQDIQDAIQYFHTFSPDVSEQLCRHHPSKLLCAILPTVTDQSIPKRLITCVLAALRANGSFGVHTTMCSTDKETNEFYTKLGFVELNPAQEEHPGIKTMCRSF; encoded by the exons ATCACGTTTTATTATGCTCTATCGCCAGGATTAGATATCACGTATTCCAGTGCCAAGGAAGTAGCAGccttaaagagaaaattagaaCAAGTCAGCCAATTTGGTTGTACCGCATTTGCCTTATTATTCGATGACATAGAGCCTGAAATGAGCGAAGCGGACAAAGAAATGTTTCAATCTTTCGCGCATGCACAA GTTTCTGTCaccaatgatatttttcaacaCCTTGGGCAACCTCGTTTTCTATTATGTCCAACGCAATATTGTGCAACTCGAGCAATACCCAATGTATCCTCTTCCGAGTACTTAAATACCCTTGGAATGAAATTAGCTCAAGAAATTGATATAATGTGGACAGGTCCTAAAGTAATATCAAGGCTCTTAACGGTTGAATCTATCGAAGAAATTACAGAAGTTCTTAGAAGGCCGCCAGTCATTTGGGACAACTTGCATGCTAATGATTATGATCAAAAAAGAGTTTTCCTTGGGCCGTATTCAGGTAGATCGCCTGATCTTATTCCTAAACTCAGAGGTGTTCTGACCAATCCAAATTGTGAATATGGCGCGAATTTTGTCGCTATTCACACCTTGGCACAATGGAGCAGGTGCAATATtgatggaaagagagatttAAGTCTGA ACGACACTGTATCTGCCGATATTAAAttagaaacagagacagaagATGGAGTTGTTGGGGAAGACGTACCTTCAACATTATCTCCAAATATGTATCATCCACGTCATGCGCTCAAAAATGCGATAAATGAATGGTTGTcagaatttaataagaaaaaagtagcaTGGGGCGTCATCGCGAAACCACAGCCATGCGTAGCTCCCACAATACCGATCCCAATTATTCCTTCTGTAAATACTTGTATGAGCTTGACAtccacaacaacaacaacggtTCCTGCAACTCCTACACCAGTAACTAATTCGAATCATCTTCAAGCATTGGCTGAAGTATGCTCTACCGTTACAAGTAGTGATAGCTTTGCCCAACCGTCTTCTGGACCCATGATGAATTCTTTAGTATCTGATACCAAAGTAATCAGTGAACCTATTGTTTCAACGATATCTCCCAGTGTAGGAAATGAGGGAATTACAACGACCCTATCTTCGGTTGAGCCAATGGATTGTAACACAACCCCAAGTGATTCTCCTGCTCATGGAATAAAAATACACGTAGAAGACGACATCATGGTAGAAAACACTTCT ACATGTAGCGAAGCTTCCGCAGGTATGCAAGTAGAAGTAGATGGTACTTCTCCTACAGTAAATGGTACACAAATGATAATCGAGAATGATAGTGAAACTCATGAGAATACAGATAATGTAGATCAAGAGTCTTCATCGATAAAAGATGCAGACAAACAATTGACTCAAGAGGATCTATGCTTGTTGTGTGACTTATTCTATTTACCGTTTGAACATGGTGGTCAAGGTATTCAGTTATTACAAGAATTCAACTGGTTAAAGAGCAATGCTCATGTTGTTAtgaagaaatcaaaagaagaGGATGCTGTTTCGCAATCTGAC attGAAGAATGGCATGCACGTGCAgctaaattaaatgatatgtgTAATGCAGTAAACAGATTATTTCAACGACTTACGTATTGTAATAATCGCGAActattatatgatttatattcatatatgtggGACATGAGAGGAGTTGTATCATTGCTAAATAGTTATGTAAAATGGTTAG CATTTGGCAGATTCCCAGCGACGATGACAACGTATACCCAGGGAAGCTACACAT GGTTTTCAAATGGTTGGAAAGAAACATTTATGAGTGGTGATCAAGAACCATGGGTCTTTCGCGGTGGTCTTACTGCTGACCTACAG AGATTAATTCCAGTGGACAGCGGTAacgatttatttgtttataaagcACCAGAAATACCTagtagtaaaatatatacaatacggCCTTATTTAGCGAGCGATGAAGAAGCAGTTTATGCAGTATGCAATCAAATTTCTAATTGCACAGGATCATCGGCTGTAGCAGACAA aTTAGTTGGTGGATTTTTAACATTAAGTCCTGAATTATGTATGATTGTTGAAGATGAGAATGGAATAGTAGGATATGCACTAGCTGCCTTAAACGTCAAATCTTATAACCAGAGGTTGGCAGTTTCTTGGATTCccgaattaaaaatgaaatatcctTTAGATAATGGTATGAATAATTTACCACAGGATATTCAG gatGCAATACAGTATTTTCATACATTTAGCCCAGATGTATCAGAGCAACTGTGTAGACATCATCCGTCAAAACTTTTGTGCGCAATACTACCTACTGTAACAGATCAATCAATTCCTAAAAGATTGATTACTTGTGTCTTAGCAGCTTTAAGAGCTAATG gatCTTTCGGGGTTCATACAACCATGTGCTCTACAGATAAGGAAActaatgaattttatacaaaattaggATTTGTTGAATTGAATCCAGCACAGGAGGAACATCCTGGAATAAAAACAATGTGTAGAAGTTTCTAA